The proteins below are encoded in one region of bacterium:
- the gltA gene encoding NADPH-dependent glutamate synthase produces the protein MAAKEKIPRQAMPEQEPLVRARNFLEVPFGYTAELAIAEASRCIQCKNPKCVAGCPVGIDIPAFLKMITQGEFAASARKIKEMNALPAICGRVCPQEEQCEKVCVVGIKQEPVAIGRLERFAADFERINELVTIPERAPATGKRIAVVGSGPAGLTVAGDLALLGHDVTVFEALHKAGGVLIYGIPEFRLPKSIVQSEVNYLEQLGVKFVFNSVIGRTLTVYELLEEEKFDSVFLGTGAGLPYFMNIPGENFNGVYSANEFLTRSNLMRAFDFPNSDTPIMKAKRVAVLGGGNVAMDAARTAIRLGAEKVSVVYRRSRNEMPARIEEIHHAEEEGIEFRFLTNPIELLGDDQGWVRGMKMVKMELGEPDASGRRRPVVIEGSEYESEFDCVVVSIGNGSNPLIPQTTPGLNTNKWGNIIATDDGATSIPGVYAGGDVVIGAATVILAMGAARKASAAMHQYMIEKEV, from the coding sequence ATGGCCGCCAAGGAAAAAATACCACGCCAAGCAATGCCGGAACAGGAACCACTCGTCCGCGCCCGCAATTTTCTCGAAGTACCTTTTGGATACACCGCTGAACTAGCAATAGCGGAAGCGTCGCGCTGCATCCAATGCAAGAATCCTAAATGCGTCGCAGGGTGTCCAGTTGGCATCGATATTCCCGCATTTTTGAAAATGATTACACAGGGTGAGTTCGCTGCTTCCGCACGCAAGATCAAAGAGATGAATGCGTTGCCGGCAATCTGCGGCAGGGTGTGTCCGCAGGAAGAGCAGTGCGAAAAAGTTTGTGTAGTCGGTATCAAACAGGAACCAGTCGCTATTGGTCGGTTAGAACGGTTTGCCGCTGATTTTGAGCGAATTAACGAGTTAGTGACGATACCGGAACGCGCGCCTGCAACCGGAAAGCGAATTGCCGTTGTCGGTAGTGGCCCGGCTGGTCTAACTGTCGCTGGTGACTTAGCGCTGTTAGGACATGATGTCACCGTCTTTGAAGCGTTGCACAAAGCGGGTGGAGTTTTGATATACGGAATTCCGGAATTCCGGTTGCCGAAATCCATCGTACAATCGGAAGTAAATTACCTCGAGCAGTTAGGGGTAAAGTTTGTCTTCAACAGTGTTATTGGTCGAACGTTAACAGTGTACGAACTACTCGAAGAAGAGAAATTCGATTCGGTATTCCTCGGAACCGGCGCCGGCCTTCCCTACTTCATGAATATTCCCGGTGAAAATTTCAATGGGGTGTATTCGGCAAATGAGTTCTTAACCCGCTCAAATTTGATGCGCGCCTTCGATTTTCCGAATTCCGATACTCCGATAATGAAGGCGAAGCGCGTCGCAGTTTTAGGCGGCGGCAACGTCGCTATGGATGCGGCTCGCACTGCGATTCGGTTAGGCGCAGAAAAAGTCAGTGTCGTGTATCGTCGCAGCCGCAATGAAATGCCGGCTCGAATCGAGGAAATCCATCATGCTGAGGAAGAGGGTATCGAGTTCCGGTTCTTGACGAATCCGATTGAATTGCTCGGCGATGATCAGGGTTGGGTTCGCGGTATGAAGATGGTAAAAATGGAACTGGGGGAACCGGATGCCAGCGGACGACGGCGACCGGTTGTCATTGAAGGTTCCGAGTATGAGTCCGAGTTTGACTGCGTCGTCGTTTCCATTGGCAATGGTTCCAATCCCTTAATTCCACAAACAACGCCGGGCTTGAATACAAATAAGTGGGGTAACATCATAGCAACCGACGATGGTGCGACCTCGATTCCCGGTGTCTATGCTGGCGGCGATGTGGTGATTGGCGCGGCAACGGTGATTTTGGCAATGGGCGCGGCACGAAAAGCATCTGCCGCAATGCACCAGTACATGATAGAAAAGGAAGTGTAA
- a CDS encoding sulfide/dihydroorotate dehydrogenase-like FAD/NAD-binding protein: MGYPILAREVLADRVKKLVVSAPLIAKKRRAGQFIILRTTDAGERIPLTIADADAVAGTLTLIFQEVGKSTFELGEMYPGQELADLCGPLGKPTHIEQKGTVVVVGGGIGVAPVHPIAQAMKQIGNTVLGIIGARTKELLIMEAEMAKICDKLYITTDDGSYGTHGFVTDVLRVLIAENDVKEVVAIGPVPMMNACCKVTLETNTPTLVSLNPIMVDGTGMCGACRVTVGGRTRFVCVDGPEFNGHEVDFKELMLRQRQYLPQEQESLTMYRSHHQQHA; this comes from the coding sequence ATGGGTTATCCCATATTAGCCCGCGAAGTGTTAGCTGACCGAGTCAAAAAACTGGTGGTGTCCGCTCCACTAATTGCAAAGAAACGCCGCGCCGGACAATTCATCATCCTCCGGACAACCGATGCTGGTGAACGGATTCCATTAACGATTGCCGATGCAGACGCGGTTGCCGGTACGTTAACTCTCATCTTTCAAGAAGTGGGAAAATCCACCTTTGAATTAGGGGAAATGTATCCCGGTCAGGAATTGGCAGACCTCTGCGGCCCGTTAGGGAAACCGACTCACATCGAGCAAAAAGGAACAGTCGTCGTTGTCGGCGGCGGCATTGGTGTCGCCCCGGTACATCCGATTGCACAAGCGATGAAGCAGATCGGCAATACCGTACTCGGAATCATCGGTGCTCGAACAAAAGAGCTGCTGATTATGGAAGCGGAGATGGCAAAAATCTGCGATAAGCTCTATATCACAACCGATGATGGCAGCTATGGTACTCACGGTTTCGTTACCGATGTACTCAGAGTTCTGATTGCGGAAAACGATGTGAAAGAAGTCGTTGCAATCGGACCGGTACCGATGATGAATGCCTGTTGCAAAGTTACACTGGAAACGAATACTCCGACCTTAGTCTCGTTGAATCCGATTATGGTCGATGGAACGGGGATGTGTGGAGCGTGCCGGGTAACGGTTGGTGGTCGCACCCGCTTTGTCTGTGTCGATGGGCCAGAGTTCAATGGTCATGAAGTCGACTTCAAGGAGTTGATGCTGCGCCAGCGTCAGTACTTACCACAAGAGCAAGAGTCGCTCACGATGTATCGTTCACATCATCAGCAGCACGCGTAA
- a CDS encoding acetate kinase, protein MKILVLNCGSSSIKYQLFETTSGEQPLAKGLIERIGMRDAILNHSRHDGDKVKIVAEIIDHQTAIEYILAILLSPNHGVLKDRNEIDAMGHRVVHGGEKFTGSVIINKEVMDQLHECIELAPLHNPANIKGIKACQQLMPTIPQVGVFDTAFHHTIPDYAYMYALPYVLYKRYFIRRYGFHGTSHFYVANRAAEMLGKPMNELKMITIHLGNGCSMAAVDEGSSVDTSMGFTPVEGLVMGARCGDIDPAALLHIMEKEDLSRAEANALMNKHSGLIGLSGTSSDMRDIMTEVKNGNERAALALNVFCYRVRKYIGSYWAAMGGLDAIVFTGGIGENATEVRKRSLQKMERMGVILNHDANENLPNVERVVSAENSPVKVLVIPTNEELVIARDTEKLVSGLKQ, encoded by the coding sequence ATGAAAATCCTCGTACTCAATTGCGGCAGTTCTTCGATCAAGTATCAACTGTTCGAGACCACCAGTGGCGAGCAACCGTTAGCGAAAGGTCTGATCGAACGAATTGGCATGCGCGATGCAATTTTAAACCATTCTCGTCATGACGGCGATAAAGTAAAAATCGTAGCCGAAATCATTGACCATCAAACCGCCATCGAATACATTCTCGCTATTCTGCTTTCGCCCAATCACGGCGTACTAAAAGATCGCAACGAGATCGATGCCATGGGACACCGGGTCGTACATGGCGGCGAGAAATTCACCGGTTCAGTTATTATCAACAAAGAAGTGATGGATCAACTGCACGAATGCATCGAGTTGGCTCCACTTCATAATCCCGCGAATATCAAAGGTATCAAGGCGTGTCAGCAGTTAATGCCGACGATTCCTCAGGTTGGGGTGTTCGATACCGCCTTCCATCATACGATACCTGATTACGCATACATGTATGCGTTGCCTTATGTGTTGTACAAACGATACTTCATTCGCCGCTACGGTTTCCATGGTACCAGCCATTTCTATGTCGCTAATCGAGCCGCAGAGATGCTTGGCAAGCCTATGAACGAATTGAAGATGATAACGATTCACCTTGGTAACGGCTGCTCGATGGCTGCAGTCGATGAGGGCAGTTCCGTCGATACGTCAATGGGCTTTACGCCGGTAGAAGGATTGGTTATGGGCGCTCGTTGCGGTGATATCGATCCGGCGGCGTTGTTGCACATCATGGAAAAAGAAGACCTTTCCCGTGCCGAAGCAAACGCATTAATGAACAAGCATAGCGGTTTAATTGGGTTGTCTGGTACTTCATCGGATATGCGCGACATTATGACGGAAGTGAAAAACGGCAACGAGCGAGCAGCCTTGGCATTGAACGTCTTTTGCTACCGGGTTCGTAAGTACATCGGTTCCTATTGGGCGGCAATGGGGGGATTGGATGCCATCGTCTTCACGGGCGGAATCGGCGAAAACGCGACCGAGGTGAGAAAGCGCTCGCTTCAAAAGATGGAGCGGATGGGTGTTATTCTCAATCACGATGCGAATGAAAATCTACCGAACGTTGAGCGAGTCGTAAGTGCTGAGAATTCGCCGGTAAAAGTATTAGTAATACCAACCAATGAAGAGTTGGTTATCGCACGTGACACCGAGAAATTGGTTAGCGGATTAAAACAGTAG
- a CDS encoding energy-coupling factor ABC transporter ATP-binding protein, producing the protein MTGSIQLQNAVVHGEITHRLRISELQIHTGERIGLLGDTGAGKTTLLAVLGHIVDLSEGTVTRSEGFMTSLALQSPEQAFLTDMVITEIGGPGFPENEQVTRDRLAKYGIATNELLYRDPFSLSGGEARRVALAATQHSAETLLLWDEPTAGLDAPGCHSIAQVLLHHPGGFVVASHDTALLRKICTRWIGLSKGEIIWDGTPAAIAVDSRKMAMVGHFSTFV; encoded by the coding sequence ATGACCGGATCGATTCAACTGCAAAACGCTGTGGTTCATGGTGAGATCACTCATCGGTTACGCATCTCCGAGTTACAGATCCACACCGGAGAACGCATTGGGCTGTTGGGCGACACTGGAGCAGGGAAAACAACCTTGTTGGCGGTGTTAGGGCATATCGTCGACCTCTCGGAAGGAACAGTTACTCGTAGTGAGGGGTTTATGACATCGCTTGCTCTTCAAAGTCCGGAGCAGGCATTTCTAACGGATATGGTCATCACGGAAATCGGTGGACCGGGATTTCCCGAAAATGAACAAGTTACCCGCGATCGGTTGGCTAAGTACGGTATAGCTACCAATGAATTGCTGTATCGTGATCCCTTCTCTCTCTCGGGTGGCGAAGCTCGTCGAGTAGCGTTGGCGGCTACCCAACACTCTGCCGAAACGCTGTTGTTGTGGGATGAACCGACTGCCGGGTTGGACGCTCCAGGCTGTCATTCGATCGCACAAGTACTACTACATCACCCGGGCGGATTTGTCGTTGCCAGCCATGACACAGCTTTGTTGCGGAAAATCTGTACCCGTTGGATCGGACTATCGAAGGGGGAAATCATTTGGGACGGTACTCCTGCCGCTATCGCAGTTGATTCCCGTAAAATGGCAATGGTTGGTCATTTCTCGACATTTGTTTGA
- a CDS encoding energy-coupling factor ABC transporter ATP-binding protein, with product MGWRVVPMVTLQAVSYMLPNGRFLLKDISLQLTQHEKLALLGANGSGKTTLLHLLAGVLQPTSGSIIWEPTPQPGEVQLLLQNPSFQTLGVTVRDELAFGQRLLNRDETTSELAIEHSLARLQIPANRELTQLSGGELQQVVAEAVRIVSPRLLLCDEPAMYLPPVRRKQLQDELFNDSYAIVWVTPSLSEALSFPRIIALHEGKIVFDGNGEVLQTMTESLRQWQFVVDEVDK from the coding sequence GTGGGTTGGCGAGTTGTGCCGATGGTGACGCTGCAAGCAGTTAGCTACATGCTCCCCAACGGTCGATTTCTCCTCAAAGACATCTCCCTCCAACTTACTCAACACGAAAAGCTTGCCTTACTTGGTGCTAATGGCAGCGGGAAAACGACTTTGCTGCACCTATTGGCAGGCGTACTGCAACCGACCTCTGGAAGTATCATTTGGGAACCAACCCCGCAGCCGGGTGAAGTGCAATTACTTCTGCAAAATCCATCGTTTCAGACCCTCGGAGTTACTGTTCGTGATGAGCTTGCGTTCGGACAGCGATTGCTGAACCGTGATGAAACAACCAGTGAATTGGCAATCGAGCATTCACTTGCCCGTTTGCAAATACCCGCAAACCGTGAACTCACTCAATTATCCGGCGGTGAACTACAACAGGTTGTCGCGGAAGCGGTACGTATCGTTTCACCCCGATTGTTACTATGTGATGAACCAGCGATGTATCTCCCACCAGTGCGCCGGAAACAATTGCAAGACGAGTTATTCAACGATTCCTATGCCATCGTATGGGTAACGCCATCGCTTTCCGAAGCGCTTAGTTTTCCCCGCATTATTGCATTACACGAGGGGAAAATCGTTTTCGATGGTAACGGAGAAGTATTGCAGACGATGACCGAATCACTCCGCCAATGGCAGTTTGTAGTCGATGAGGTTGATAAATGA